Proteins from a single region of Akkermansiaceae bacterium:
- the dnaA gene encoding chromosomal replication initiator protein DnaA, with product MLEGQGVSVEENDLTGYSDEGSAVQGGWERACGLLRSMVGNDAFQRWFRATEWQGLEDGVGTVAVPGEIHQVWIETNYMPELNMALSQAFADLREVKVVVGGASPEAPESAAPEAGEFVYRAPAKTAEEQGEALERRIKNAGLNPSFRFSNFVVGGNSQFAHAACEAVAKKSGIGYNPLFIYGGPGLGKTHLMQAVGHELLRRNPTSRVIYLTCEKFTNEFIDAVRKGDIEKFRRRYRSSDVLLIDDVQFLAGKDRSQEEFFHTFNTLLDGRNQVVLTCDRPACEIKSLEPRLVSRFECGLTVEIQPPLMETRMAILKKKVADWKVRVDETVLGFLAERIRTNVRRLEGALMRVATYASLAGESVGVEKVEHLLKDLLREEAGRQVTIDSIQKAVAEHFDVRVADMTSRRRPASIAFPRQVAMYLSRSMTKVSLMEIGEQFGGRDHGTVIHACKKVAGRMKEEGEVRQVVDRIEAQLRR from the coding sequence ATGTTGGAAGGGCAGGGAGTATCGGTCGAAGAGAATGATCTAACAGGATACTCCGATGAGGGTTCCGCCGTACAGGGCGGTTGGGAGCGTGCGTGTGGGTTGCTGCGCTCGATGGTCGGCAATGATGCTTTCCAGCGTTGGTTCCGCGCCACCGAATGGCAGGGGCTGGAGGATGGTGTGGGCACGGTGGCCGTTCCGGGTGAGATCCACCAGGTCTGGATCGAGACGAATTACATGCCGGAGCTGAACATGGCGTTGAGCCAGGCTTTCGCTGATCTGCGCGAGGTGAAGGTGGTGGTGGGTGGAGCCTCCCCGGAGGCACCGGAGTCCGCCGCACCTGAAGCAGGGGAGTTTGTTTATCGGGCGCCGGCGAAGACCGCGGAAGAACAGGGTGAGGCACTGGAGCGCCGCATCAAGAATGCGGGGCTGAATCCTTCGTTCCGGTTCTCCAACTTCGTGGTCGGTGGCAACAGCCAGTTCGCCCATGCGGCGTGCGAGGCGGTGGCGAAGAAATCCGGCATCGGCTACAACCCGCTCTTCATCTACGGCGGTCCCGGTCTCGGCAAGACCCACCTCATGCAGGCGGTCGGCCATGAGCTGTTGCGCCGCAACCCGACCTCCCGGGTGATCTACCTCACCTGCGAGAAGTTCACCAACGAGTTCATCGATGCGGTCCGCAAGGGTGACATCGAGAAGTTCCGCCGCCGCTACCGCAGCTCCGACGTCCTGCTCATCGACGACGTCCAGTTCCTGGCCGGCAAGGACCGCTCCCAGGAGGAGTTTTTCCATACGTTCAACACCCTGCTGGACGGCCGCAACCAGGTGGTCCTCACCTGCGACCGCCCGGCCTGCGAGATCAAGAGCCTGGAGCCACGCCTCGTTTCCCGCTTCGAGTGCGGTCTCACCGTCGAGATCCAGCCGCCGCTCATGGAAACGCGGATGGCCATCCTCAAGAAGAAGGTCGCCGACTGGAAGGTGCGCGTGGACGAGACCGTGCTGGGATTCCTCGCCGAAAGGATCCGCACCAACGTCCGCCGCCTGGAAGGCGCGCTGATGCGGGTGGCCACCTACGCCTCCCTGGCCGGGGAATCCGTCGGTGTGGAGAAGGTGGAGCACCTCCTGAAGGACCTGCTCCGTGAAGAAGCGGGCCGGCAGGTGACCATCGACTCCATCCAGAAAGCCGTCGCCGAGCACTTCGACGTCCGGGTGGCGGACATGACCAGCCGCCGCCGTCCGGCGAGCATCGCCTTTCCCCGCCAGGTGGCCATGTATCTCAGCCGGAGCATGACGAAGGTCTCGCTGATGGAGATCGGCGAGCAATTCGGCGGACGGGACCACGGGACCGTCATCCATGCCTGCAAAAAGGTGGCTGGCCGGATGAAGGAGGAGGGCGAGGTCAGGCAGGTCGTGGACCGGATCGAGGCCCAGCTCCGGCGCTGA
- the dnaN gene encoding DNA polymerase III subunit beta — MKFRISKEAFLDGLQKVQHVVSSRTTLPILSNVLLVAKGGRLQFTTTDLDVGITGSVEAQIEKEGATTLPAKRLVSIVRELPSSEVEVSVDSKNHAEIKSGPSRFKIIGLGEAEFPPLPDFEGAKTFKIPQKDLRDGLKKTSYAISTDETRYVLNGIFASFREGKLTLVATDGRRLAMVDTDLEFPASHETDVIIPTKAVQELQRLLGDEGDVIVKLSDNQISFQVGDNFLASKLIEGNYPNYRQVIPGDSNERVIIAREALLETVRRVSLLSSDKSNSVKMVFSENNIQITANSPDVGEAEESMDVAYNGPRIQIAFNPEFLQAPLRALDSNDVYLDLIDEMSPGVLRIEGSFLYVLMPMRVTS; from the coding sequence ATGAAGTTCCGTATTTCCAAGGAAGCGTTCCTCGATGGCCTGCAGAAGGTCCAACACGTCGTGAGCTCGCGCACGACCCTCCCGATTCTTTCCAACGTGCTGCTGGTGGCCAAGGGAGGCCGCCTGCAGTTCACCACGACGGACCTGGATGTGGGGATCACCGGATCCGTGGAAGCGCAGATCGAGAAGGAAGGTGCGACCACGCTTCCCGCCAAGCGCCTCGTGAGCATCGTCCGCGAGCTTCCGTCCAGCGAGGTCGAGGTGTCCGTGGATTCGAAGAACCACGCGGAAATCAAGAGCGGTCCTTCCCGTTTCAAGATCATCGGCCTGGGTGAAGCGGAATTCCCGCCGCTGCCGGACTTCGAGGGAGCGAAAACCTTCAAGATCCCCCAGAAGGATCTCCGCGACGGCCTGAAGAAGACTTCCTACGCGATCTCCACGGACGAGACCCGCTACGTCCTCAACGGCATCTTCGCCTCCTTCCGCGAGGGCAAGCTGACCCTGGTGGCCACCGATGGCCGCCGCCTCGCCATGGTCGATACGGATCTCGAGTTCCCGGCCTCCCATGAGACGGACGTCATCATCCCGACCAAGGCGGTGCAGGAACTGCAGCGTCTGCTCGGTGACGAGGGCGACGTGATCGTGAAGCTCAGCGACAACCAGATTTCCTTCCAGGTCGGCGACAACTTCCTCGCCAGCAAGCTCATCGAGGGCAACTACCCGAACTACCGCCAGGTCATCCCCGGCGACAGCAACGAGCGGGTCATCATCGCCCGTGAGGCGCTTCTCGAAACCGTGCGCCGCGTTTCCCTCCTGTCCTCCGACAAGTCGAACTCGGTCAAAATGGTCTTCAGCGAGAACAACATCCAGATCACCGCGAACTCCCCGGACGTTGGTGAGGCGGAGGAGTCGATGGATGTGGCCTACAACGGCCCGCGCATCCAGATCGCCTTCAACCCGGAGTTCCTCCAGGCCCCGCTGCGCGCCCTGGACAGCAACGACGTCTATCTCGACCTCATCGATGAGATGAGCCCCGGCGTCCTGCGCATCGAGGGTTCCTTCCTCTACGTGCTGATGCCGATGCGCGTCACGTCCTGA
- a CDS encoding HupE/UreJ family protein → MKRLALFFGCWLALVASASAHVVTQLYAESKGTPEAWSMEVLFEAGFAVPAIREDPVAAAPDRQWLLDRGPEGWAALRAEAERYLRECLSVEAADQAVEWKATFIDFDSDPPAFPVLLTNGAYLRIQVDPVVPLAEPVILKWAAGEGRPTFILKTAGADGGYLTLEPGASGTVGGGVAEEPQTRGALLTSFRQGFLHVVPEGWDHVLFVLGLFFYRRKWRPLLSQSLAFTAAHTVTLGLAAAGIVKVSGNWVEPVIALSLVAVALENLRASKEADGRLRLAIVFGFGLIHGLGFAGALSVWLKPGEGFLPSLLMANLGVEAAQAALLAGAWILTIGWNRTPAYRWVRLAACLGIAGIGSWWAFERIFG, encoded by the coding sequence GTGAAACGGCTCGCGCTGTTTTTCGGATGTTGGCTGGCCTTGGTGGCGTCCGCGTCCGCGCATGTCGTCACCCAGCTCTATGCGGAGTCAAAGGGGACGCCGGAAGCATGGTCGATGGAGGTGCTTTTCGAGGCGGGCTTCGCCGTGCCCGCCATCCGTGAGGATCCCGTGGCCGCCGCGCCGGACCGCCAGTGGCTGCTGGACCGGGGACCGGAAGGATGGGCCGCGCTGCGCGCTGAAGCGGAGCGCTATCTGCGGGAGTGCCTGTCGGTGGAGGCAGCCGACCAAGCGGTGGAATGGAAGGCGACCTTCATCGATTTCGATTCGGATCCTCCGGCCTTTCCCGTCCTGCTCACGAACGGCGCCTACCTGCGGATCCAGGTCGATCCCGTCGTTCCGCTGGCGGAGCCCGTCATCCTGAAATGGGCGGCGGGTGAGGGGCGTCCCACGTTCATCCTGAAAACCGCCGGGGCGGACGGCGGCTACCTCACTTTGGAGCCGGGAGCGAGCGGGACGGTAGGGGGCGGCGTCGCGGAGGAACCGCAGACACGCGGTGCTTTGCTGACTTCATTCCGCCAGGGCTTCCTCCACGTCGTTCCCGAAGGCTGGGATCACGTCCTGTTTGTTCTCGGTCTTTTCTTCTACCGCAGGAAATGGCGTCCGCTTCTCAGCCAATCGCTGGCCTTCACCGCCGCGCACACCGTCACGCTGGGACTGGCCGCTGCGGGCATCGTCAAGGTTTCGGGAAACTGGGTGGAGCCGGTCATCGCCTTGAGTTTGGTGGCGGTGGCGTTGGAAAACCTCCGCGCATCGAAGGAGGCGGACGGACGGCTGAGGCTGGCCATCGTCTTCGGCTTCGGGTTGATCCACGGGTTGGGTTTCGCAGGGGCGCTCTCTGTCTGGTTGAAGCCGGGAGAAGGGTTTTTGCCGTCCCTGTTGATGGCGAACCTTGGCGTCGAGGCCGCACAGGCGGCGTTGCTGGCGGGAGCGTGGATTCTCACCATCGGCTGGAACCGGACACCGGCGTATCGCTGGGTGCGTCTGGCCGCCTGCCTGGGCATCGCCGGCATCGGTTCGTGGTGGGCGTTCGAGCGGATCTTCGGCTGA
- the ruvA gene encoding Holliday junction branch migration protein RuvA — protein sequence MIARLRGTVLEAYPNRLVVDAGGVGYEVFVPLSTFDKLHASEGTRVDLRTHLHFSQLGQKLFGFATEEERDIFLLLIDRVSGVGPTMAVAVLSGMEPNRFKQAVVAGDTAALSKLKGVGKKTAERIVLELKDKVGVVDTWTDAASGSVSAAAADAELALIALGYKQVDARKAVRKVLDTDPAATTEILIRGSLRTLQG from the coding sequence ATGATCGCCCGATTGCGCGGAACCGTCCTCGAAGCCTACCCGAACCGTCTGGTGGTGGACGCGGGTGGTGTGGGTTACGAGGTTTTCGTCCCGCTCTCCACCTTCGACAAGCTGCACGCCTCCGAAGGCACCCGGGTGGATCTCCGCACCCACCTGCATTTCAGCCAGCTCGGCCAGAAGCTGTTCGGTTTCGCCACCGAGGAGGAACGGGACATTTTCCTGCTTCTCATCGACCGGGTGAGCGGTGTGGGTCCGACGATGGCGGTCGCCGTGCTCAGCGGCATGGAGCCGAACCGGTTCAAGCAAGCGGTCGTGGCGGGAGATACCGCCGCGCTTTCCAAACTCAAGGGCGTGGGGAAAAAGACCGCAGAACGGATCGTCCTGGAACTGAAGGACAAGGTGGGCGTGGTCGATACCTGGACGGATGCCGCATCCGGGTCCGTCAGCGCCGCCGCCGCGGATGCCGAACTGGCATTGATCGCCCTGGGTTACAAGCAGGTGGATGCACGCAAGGCGGTCCGCAAGGTGCTGGACACGGATCCTGCGGCGACGACGGAAATCCTCATCCGCGGATCGCTGAGAACGCTCCAGGGCTGA
- a CDS encoding DUF1592 domain-containing protein: MISSVFGAGIDRSFLGSHCTDCHDAEEKKGGLDLVALEWKPGDRANQATWVKVFDFIDKGEMPPKKRKQRPDVAEVEEFLGWLGKELTAADVKREAENGRTVLRRLNRVEYERTLHDLLGIRTPLAVMLPNDTPMHGFDTVAEGLRLSTLQMEKYLEAADKAIDDAIRLGPAPEMVKDRFDMVENQEVRWHLEKPEAKGDGAGGAGPHRHLLRMLPDGVVFFNTGYPSAQIKHPKEKPRSRPEGIYKVRISGYAYQSPGVSVPMRVYSSNYKDKQLLGWFEMEPDKPQVVEFTTFIRGGDFIQIEPSNTGQDKEGKNVYNTPVKDFTGSGLALQWVEVEGPLLETWPPKGVAALFGDIPVAELDEEARKKNKNVAYEIRPQDPKADSKRALEQFAGKAFRRPLEAGEVDRYVGLVHAALDEGQSFMEAMRVGFRAILVSPQFLFFKEDHGKLDDHALASRLSYFLWSRPPDDELLTLAAEKKLSQPEVLRGQVERLLKDGKSAAFVEDFTGQWLDLRNIDATTPDTKLYPEADELLRLSMPEETKAYFAEMLQADLPVTAVVDSDFAMVNGRLAEHYQIPGVAGQEIRKVKLPPDSPRGGFLTQASVLKITANGTTTSPVIRGAWVMKRILGQPPSPPPPGVGSIEPDTRGATTVREQLALHRNSESCAACHAKIDPPGFALESFDVIGGYREQYRSQGEGGKLIELSNTRMKRKYVKYGQQVDASGDLDGKSFVDIREFKKLILEKPDQVMTAMAGKLLTYSTGAGVTFADRTAVAEISRKTKEQGGGLRTLVHQVVASPLFQSK; the protein is encoded by the coding sequence ATGATTTCCTCCGTCTTCGGCGCGGGGATCGACCGCTCGTTTCTGGGCAGCCACTGCACGGACTGCCATGATGCGGAGGAGAAGAAAGGCGGCCTCGATCTGGTGGCGTTGGAATGGAAGCCGGGTGACCGGGCGAACCAAGCGACGTGGGTGAAGGTTTTCGATTTCATCGACAAGGGGGAGATGCCGCCGAAGAAGCGGAAGCAACGGCCGGATGTGGCGGAGGTGGAGGAGTTTCTGGGCTGGCTGGGGAAGGAACTCACGGCAGCCGACGTGAAGCGGGAGGCGGAGAACGGCCGGACGGTCCTCCGTCGGCTGAACCGGGTGGAGTATGAGCGCACGCTGCACGACCTGCTGGGCATCCGCACACCGCTGGCGGTCATGTTGCCGAACGACACTCCCATGCACGGGTTCGACACCGTGGCGGAGGGACTCCGGCTTTCCACCCTCCAGATGGAGAAATACCTGGAAGCGGCGGACAAGGCCATCGACGACGCGATCCGCCTGGGACCCGCGCCGGAGATGGTGAAGGATCGCTTTGACATGGTGGAGAACCAGGAGGTCCGCTGGCACCTGGAGAAGCCGGAGGCGAAGGGGGATGGCGCGGGTGGTGCGGGGCCGCACCGGCATCTCCTGCGCATGCTGCCGGACGGGGTCGTGTTCTTCAACACGGGCTATCCCTCGGCGCAGATCAAGCACCCGAAGGAAAAACCGCGGTCGCGGCCGGAAGGGATCTACAAGGTCCGCATCAGCGGGTATGCCTACCAGAGTCCGGGGGTGTCCGTCCCGATGCGTGTTTACAGCAGCAACTACAAGGACAAGCAGCTCCTCGGCTGGTTCGAGATGGAGCCTGACAAGCCGCAGGTGGTGGAATTCACGACCTTCATCCGTGGCGGGGATTTCATCCAGATCGAGCCGTCCAACACCGGTCAGGACAAGGAAGGGAAGAACGTCTATAACACACCCGTGAAGGACTTCACCGGATCCGGTCTGGCCCTGCAATGGGTGGAGGTCGAGGGGCCGTTGCTGGAGACATGGCCGCCTAAGGGCGTGGCGGCCTTGTTTGGCGACATCCCGGTGGCCGAACTGGATGAGGAGGCGAGGAAGAAGAACAAGAACGTCGCCTACGAAATCAGGCCGCAGGATCCGAAGGCGGACTCGAAGCGGGCGCTGGAGCAGTTCGCCGGGAAAGCCTTCCGCCGTCCGCTGGAGGCGGGTGAGGTGGACCGCTACGTCGGCTTGGTCCACGCGGCGCTGGATGAGGGCCAGTCGTTCATGGAGGCGATGCGCGTCGGCTTCCGCGCCATCCTCGTTTCCCCGCAGTTTCTTTTTTTCAAGGAGGACCATGGAAAGCTGGATGACCATGCGCTGGCCTCCCGGCTGTCCTACTTCCTCTGGAGCAGGCCGCCGGACGATGAGCTGCTGACGCTGGCTGCGGAGAAAAAACTGTCCCAGCCGGAAGTGCTGCGTGGTCAGGTGGAGAGGCTTCTCAAGGACGGAAAGTCCGCCGCGTTCGTGGAGGATTTCACGGGACAGTGGCTGGATCTCCGCAACATCGACGCGACGACGCCGGACACGAAGCTGTATCCGGAGGCGGATGAACTGCTCAGGCTTTCCATGCCGGAAGAGACAAAGGCGTATTTCGCCGAAATGTTGCAGGCGGACCTGCCGGTGACTGCGGTGGTGGATTCGGACTTCGCGATGGTGAACGGGCGTCTGGCGGAGCACTACCAGATCCCCGGAGTGGCAGGGCAGGAGATCCGGAAGGTGAAGCTGCCCCCGGACAGCCCGCGCGGCGGATTCCTCACCCAGGCGAGCGTTCTCAAGATCACGGCGAACGGAACCACCACCTCCCCCGTCATCCGCGGAGCGTGGGTGATGAAGCGCATCCTCGGCCAGCCGCCGTCGCCGCCGCCGCCCGGTGTCGGTTCCATCGAGCCGGACACCCGCGGAGCCACCACCGTGCGGGAGCAACTCGCCCTCCACCGGAACTCGGAAAGCTGCGCCGCCTGCCATGCGAAGATCGACCCGCCGGGCTTCGCGCTGGAGAGCTTCGACGTGATCGGCGGCTACCGGGAGCAATACCGTTCCCAGGGTGAGGGCGGGAAACTGATCGAGCTGTCGAACACCCGGATGAAGCGGAAGTATGTGAAATACGGCCAGCAGGTGGACGCGAGCGGGGATCTGGACGGGAAGTCCTTCGTGGATATCCGGGAGTTCAAGAAACTGATCCTGGAGAAGCCGGATCAGGTGATGACGGCCATGGCGGGCAAGCTGTTGACCTATTCCACGGGGGCCGGAGTCACCTTCGCGGATCGCACGGCGGTCGCGGAGATTTCACGCAAAACGAAAGAACAGGGCGGCGGGCTGCGAACCCTTGTTCACCAGGTTGTCGCCAGCCCGTTGTTCCAATCCAAATAA
- a CDS encoding DUF1552 domain-containing protein encodes MHLRSAPFSRRTFLRGTGVTMALPFLEAMLSLRAFAAASATTAPKRMVAICTSLGIYGPALFPKETGRGYGSTPYLDLLKDYRDDFTIFSGLSHPEQSGPDGHASEQTWLTSARHPGMGGFRNTISIDQSIAEKIGLQTRYSSLVLGTNGVSQSYTRSGVMIPADTTPSKVFAKLFINGSKAEVEKQMRKLREGRSIMDTVGEEAKRFSSKVGAGDKDKLDEYFTSVREMEGRLATSEEWVQKPKPDMEEKISADVSEANDIIGRTQLLFELVPLALQTDSTRLITILIQGRGDVPPVPGVNMDHHNLSHHGQDPEKIRQLELIEKAKLTAYGKLIGSLKGKSESGGTLLDNTSVLFGSNLGNANSHDWRNLPVLLAGGGFQHGQHIACDAKDNTPLANLFVQVAQKMGVELDEFGSSSKASVPGFA; translated from the coding sequence ATGCACCTCCGTTCCGCCCCGTTTTCCCGCCGCACCTTCCTCCGTGGTACCGGTGTCACGATGGCGCTGCCATTCCTGGAGGCCATGCTGTCGCTGCGCGCGTTCGCCGCGGCGTCCGCCACCACCGCTCCGAAGCGCATGGTGGCCATCTGCACCAGCCTGGGCATCTATGGTCCCGCGCTTTTCCCGAAGGAGACGGGCAGGGGCTACGGCTCCACACCCTATCTGGATCTCCTGAAGGACTACCGCGACGATTTCACCATTTTCTCCGGACTTTCCCACCCGGAGCAGTCGGGGCCGGACGGCCATGCTTCCGAGCAGACCTGGCTGACCTCCGCCCGCCATCCGGGCATGGGCGGCTTCCGCAACACCATCTCCATCGACCAGTCCATCGCGGAAAAGATCGGCCTGCAGACGCGCTACTCCTCGCTGGTGCTGGGGACGAACGGCGTGAGCCAGAGCTACACCCGCAGCGGGGTGATGATCCCGGCGGATACGACGCCATCGAAGGTGTTCGCGAAGCTTTTCATCAACGGCAGCAAGGCGGAGGTGGAGAAGCAGATGCGCAAGCTCCGCGAAGGACGCAGCATCATGGACACCGTGGGGGAGGAGGCGAAGCGCTTCAGCTCGAAGGTGGGTGCCGGGGACAAGGACAAGCTCGATGAATACTTTACCTCCGTCCGTGAGATGGAGGGCCGTTTGGCCACGTCGGAGGAATGGGTCCAGAAACCGAAGCCTGACATGGAGGAGAAGATCTCCGCCGATGTCAGTGAGGCGAACGACATCATCGGCCGCACGCAGTTGCTTTTCGAGCTGGTGCCCCTGGCGCTCCAGACGGACAGCACGCGCCTCATCACCATCCTGATCCAGGGCCGCGGTGACGTCCCGCCTGTCCCGGGAGTGAACATGGACCACCACAACCTTTCCCACCACGGCCAGGATCCGGAAAAGATCCGCCAGCTCGAACTGATCGAGAAGGCGAAGCTCACCGCCTACGGCAAGCTGATCGGCTCGCTGAAGGGGAAATCGGAAAGCGGCGGCACGTTGCTTGACAACACCTCCGTCCTCTTCGGCAGCAATCTCGGAAATGCGAACAGCCACGACTGGCGGAACCTGCCCGTCCTGCTCGCAGGAGGGGGATTCCAGCACGGCCAGCACATCGCTTGCGATGCGAAGGACAACACCCCTCTCGCCAACCTCTTCGTGCAGGTCGCGCAGAAGATGGGCGTGGAGTTGGACGAGTTCGGCAGCAGCAGCAAGGCGTCCGTGCCCGGCTTCGCCTGA
- a CDS encoding PEP-CTERM sorting domain-containing protein codes for MKPPSVFLCSLLLLNQASGAVYFLNFGNGGDPLNVPTTPQELTNSPYHTENPSFSGTVWNNLTNADVTSGIVDAAGASSPLGINLGVAPSTGSTNINLSAQPGGHAAVTGTAFSTNIYANNSVGRYAIFSNSTANNATTNRIALGVQISGLAAGTYDIYTLTRNTNTSGAQTFQVHLGTSASAGNFDFSGYSFESISMSTGANTAWVDNTNYLKQTITIAEGGFLNIAVDGTSGQTRGFLSAIQIVQVPEPSSLLMAGMAGVFALRRRRR; via the coding sequence GTGAAACCCCCATCCGTTTTCCTTTGCAGCCTGCTGCTCCTGAACCAGGCATCAGGCGCCGTGTATTTCCTGAACTTCGGCAACGGTGGTGATCCGCTCAATGTCCCGACCACCCCGCAGGAACTGACCAACAGCCCATACCACACGGAGAACCCCTCCTTCTCGGGAACCGTCTGGAACAACCTCACGAACGCGGACGTCACCAGCGGCATCGTGGACGCCGCAGGAGCTTCATCCCCGCTCGGGATCAACCTCGGCGTCGCGCCTTCGACCGGATCGACGAACATCAACCTCTCCGCACAGCCCGGGGGGCACGCCGCGGTGACAGGGACGGCGTTCAGCACGAACATCTATGCCAACAATTCCGTCGGCAGATACGCGATTTTCTCCAACTCCACGGCCAACAACGCGACCACCAACCGGATCGCACTGGGGGTGCAGATCTCAGGCTTGGCGGCGGGCACCTACGACATCTACACCCTCACCCGGAACACCAACACCTCGGGCGCGCAGACTTTCCAGGTTCATCTGGGAACCAGCGCCAGCGCGGGAAACTTTGATTTTTCCGGCTACTCCTTCGAGTCCATCAGCATGAGCACCGGCGCGAACACCGCATGGGTGGACAACACGAACTACCTGAAGCAGACCATCACCATCGCGGAGGGCGGATTCCTGAATATCGCGGTTGACGGGACATCCGGACAGACACGCGGCTTTCTCAGTGCCATCCAGATCGTGCAGGTTCCGGAGCCATCGTCACTGCTGATGGCGGGCATGGCCGGCGTCTTCGCCCTCCGGAGACGGCGGAGATAA